The Lacticaseibacillus pabuli region GGACGCCGAGGTGACACTGGCAGTCAGTGCCACCCCGCGCGACTGGGCAACAGATGATTATGGTCAACTCATTGCCCGCTGGCTGGATTTCAGTAGCGGTGTACAATTAGAGGTGGGAATGACCCCGAATTACCAGGGCTTTCTTGACCAGCAAACTGAGTCGGATGCGGCCTTAATCAGTGCCGCGTTGAACCTGTTGCTCCCACCAGCCGATGACAGTACCGCACCGAGCCTGCTCCAAGTGATCAATCGTGAAGAATTGCGTGCGCACTTGCAGGACATCAAATCACAATTGCGGGACGCACGTCAGGTTGGCGATGTGGCAACTCAAAATCGGCTCAGCGTCGACTACTTCAATTTGATGCGTCAGCTCCAATCAGAACGTTAGACAGATGGAGGAATTTAAATGGCAACGAAAAACGACAGCAAATACAAATTGGCACTATCCGCTCTTATCAAGAAGAGCAAGTCAAAGGGTCAGGTTACGACCGATGCTTTGACTGATGAGCTCGTCAAGCCATATAAGCTAAAGAGCGATCAGGTCGACGACATGATGCAGCGCGTTGAAGACGCCGGTATCAGTATCGTTGACGAAAAGGGCGAGCCAGCCGTAGCCTCCATTAAAAAGCAAAAGAAGGTTACCAAGAAGGAATTGGCAGACATGTCAGCTCCTAGTGGCGTCAAAATCAACGACCCAGTGCGGATGTACCTGAAGGAAATCGGGCGCGTTCAGCTGCTGACCGCTGATGAAGAAGTCGCGTTGGCCCTTAAGATCGAACAGGGCGACCAGGAAGCAAAGCAGCGTCTGGCTGAAGCTAACCTGCGTCTGGTTGTTTCTATCGCCAAGCGTTACGTTGGCCGTGGCATGCAGTTCTTGGATCTGATCCAAGAAGGGAACATGGGTCTGATGAAGGCCGTTGAGAAGTTTGATTACCGTAAGGGGTTCAAGTTCTCGACCTACGCCACCTGGTGGATTCGTCAGGCGATTACGCGTGCGATTGCGGACCAGGCCCGGACCATCCGGATTCCAGTCCACATGGTTGAAACCATCAACAAGTTGATTCGGATTCAGCGTCAGTTGCTCCAGGACCTTGGCCGTGAGCCAGTTCCTGAAGAAATTGGTGCCGAAATGGATATCCCGACTGAAAAGGTTCGCGAAATTCTGAAGATTGCGCAGGAGCCTGTCTCCCTCGAAACCCCAATCGGTGAAGAGGATGACTCTCACCTGGGTGACTTCATCGAAGATGCCGATGCGACAAGTCCTGAAGACCACGCCAGCTACCAGTTGCTCAAGGAGCAGTTGGAATCTGTCCTGGACACGTTGACCGACCGTGAAGAAAACGTGCTACGTCTTCGTTTCGGTTTGGATGATGGCCGTACCCGCACCCTTGAAGAAGTGGGTAAGGTCTTCGGTGTTACCCGTGAACGGATTCGTCAGATTGAGGCAAAGGCGCTGCGGAAGCTCCGCCACCCAAGCCGTTCCAAGCAACTCAAGGATTTCCTCGAGTAATTTCCATTAAGCCGTCTGTCAGCATTTGCTGGCGGGCGGCTTTTTCAATTGTCACGTATTGGCCACAACCCGCCATTTTTCTGTATAATGAAAGGTAACTAAGGGCAGGAGGTCCGGCAATGGCAATCGAAATCAAGTTAAAGCAGTTAGAGATGGACGAAATGGGGGAGTTTTGGCAACTCACCTTTAGTAATCCGCATGCTGAATGGGCCAAGTGGAATGGGCCTTACTTCCATGATGAGATGCCGACCCGCCGGGAATTCATGACGAACATCGGTCCCGATGCCTTTGTGCAGAACCCCAACCGCCAAATCATCTGGGCAAATGGTCAGATGGTTGGCATGGTGTCTGCCTATTACGACGACGGGGCGCTGCTCCGCTGGCTCGACGTCGGCATTACAATCTACGACGATTCCGTGTGGGGCAAGGGCATTGGCTATACGGCGCTGGAATTGTGGATTACGCACCTGTTCAACACGATTAATCTACCGCATATCGGCCTCACCACTTGGTCTGGCAATAAGCGGATGATGGCCTTGTCCGAGTCTCTCAAGATGACGCTCGAGGCACGCGTGCGTCAGGTGCGCTACTGGCAGGGACAGTATTGGGATTCGGTCAAGTACGGCGTTCTGCGCGACGAGTGGTTTGCTGCGCACAATACGAACAATTAAGGAGCTTTTGATGATTCATTTGAGTAAACGATTGCAAGCCATCGCAGACTTTGTGGACACGGGTGACCGGGTGGCTGACATTGGCACAGATCACGCGTTTCTGCCCATCGCACTGGTTCAATCCGGTAAATGTGATTACGTCCTCGCCAGCGATATCGGCGCCGGCCCCTTGGCAATTGCCAAGCAGAACATCGCCGATCACGGGCTGAGCGACAAGATTGAGGTACGTCAAGGCGACGGGCTGGAAGGTATCAAGGCTTCAGACGACCTCGACACGGTGGTCATCGCGGGCATGGGCGGCGAGCTCATTTGCAAAATCATGAACAACGGCCAGCACCACCTCGACGGGAGTGAAA contains the following coding sequences:
- the rpoD gene encoding RNA polymerase sigma factor RpoD; its protein translation is MATKNDSKYKLALSALIKKSKSKGQVTTDALTDELVKPYKLKSDQVDDMMQRVEDAGISIVDEKGEPAVASIKKQKKVTKKELADMSAPSGVKINDPVRMYLKEIGRVQLLTADEEVALALKIEQGDQEAKQRLAEANLRLVVSIAKRYVGRGMQFLDLIQEGNMGLMKAVEKFDYRKGFKFSTYATWWIRQAITRAIADQARTIRIPVHMVETINKLIRIQRQLLQDLGREPVPEEIGAEMDIPTEKVREILKIAQEPVSLETPIGEEDDSHLGDFIEDADATSPEDHASYQLLKEQLESVLDTLTDREENVLRLRFGLDDGRTRTLEEVGKVFGVTRERIRQIEAKALRKLRHPSRSKQLKDFLE
- a CDS encoding GNAT family N-acetyltransferase — its product is MEIKLKQLEMDEMGEFWQLTFSNPHAEWAKWNGPYFHDEMPTRREFMTNIGPDAFVQNPNRQIIWANGQMVGMVSAYYDDGALLRWLDVGITIYDDSVWGKGIGYTALELWITHLFNTINLPHIGLTTWSGNKRMMALSESLKMTLEARVRQVRYWQGQYWDSVKYGVLRDEWFAAHNTNN